From the Carya illinoinensis cultivar Pawnee chromosome 4, C.illinoinensisPawnee_v1, whole genome shotgun sequence genome, one window contains:
- the LOC122307382 gene encoding probable serine/threonine-protein kinase At1g09600 isoform X1: MGSICSKGSSDNEKLDEYEREKELNKSSVNSVAPASSKRGEFFVDGVGGGGLDGSLRPMVRTTSQASLGFLIAASNEEKKSMVVERPTNGHIRATTDMGSSGGHPEMSRIGSTPRGAKGEKDLARWPSWLTSVAGDAVKGLVPRRAESFEKLDKIGQGTYSNVYKARDLETGKIVALKKVRFVNMDPESVRFMAREIHVLRKLDHPNVMKLEGLVTSRMSSTLYLVFEYMEHDLAGLAATRGIKFTEPQIKCYMQQLLRGLEHCHSRGVLHRDIKGSNLLIDNNGVLKIGDFGLATFYEPDQKQPLTSRVVTLWYRAPELLLGDTEYGAAIDLWSTGCILAELFAGKPIMPGRTEVEQMHKIFKLCGSPSEDYWQRSRLPHATSFKPQRQYKSCVAETFKDFPSSALALVDNLLSVEPENRVSAASALRSEFFETEPLPDDPSNLPKYPPSKEFDAKLRDEEARRQKAETVKGHGSEYVRRGPGNTKIVPTPEFNARGDISFKRQSNTKISSQKYDPLEDCGSGFRMEPPRGASQNGFSHSNSTVHHNAVGSSWNKMPTATRSNGESKMQGSHMPQATPDPSNSSLKKDEGMSAKEPVMGYVPKKNRIHYSGPLMPAGGNIEDMLKEHERKIQQAVRKARLDKTRTNKNYDNDH, from the exons ATGGGCAGCATTTGCTCCAAAGGATCCTCAGACAACGAAAAACTTGACgagtatgagagagagaaagagcttAACAAGTCTTCGGTTAACTCGGTGGCTCCCGCTTCCTCAAAAAGGGGGGAGTTTTTCGTAGATGGAGTTGGTGGTGGAGGGCTTGATGGCTCATTGCGTCCGATGGTTAGGACAACCTCTCAAGCGAGTTTGGGGTTCCTAATTGCAGCAAGCAATGAAGAGAAGAAAAGTATGGTTGTGGAAAGACCAACCAATGGTCATATACGGGCCACAACGGATATGGGATCGAGTGGAGGTCATCCGGAGATGTCTAGGATCGGTAGCACGCCCCGTGGTGCTAAAGGGGAGAAAGATTTAGCGCGATGGCCGTCTTGGTTGACTTCCGTTGCTGGAGATGCCGTCAAAGGGTTGGTGCCACGACGAGCAGAGTCATTTGAGAAGTTGGACAAG ATTGGACAAGGAACTTACAGCAATGTATATAAAGCTCGTGACCTTGAAACTGGCAAAATTGTCGCATTGAAGAAAGTTCGATTTGTCAACATGGATCCAGAAAGTGTCCGTTTCATGGCTAGGGAAATTCATGTTCTGCGTAAACTTGATCATCCAAATGTTATGAAGCTTGAGGGACTAGTTACTTCAAGGATGTCAAGCACCTTGTACCTTGTCTTTGAGTACATGGAACACGATCTTGCTGGGCTTGCAGCTACACGTGGCATCAAGTTTACCGAACCACAG ATTAAATGTTATATGCAACAATTACTTCGAGGACTTGAGCACTGCCATAGTCGTGGTGTCCTGCACCGAGACATCAAGGGTTCAAATCTTTTGATAGACAATAACGGAGTACTTAAGATTGGAGACTTTGGCCTGGCTACCTTTTATGAGCCTGATCAAAAGCAGCCATTGACTAGTCGTGTTGTGACTCTGTGGTATAGAGCTCCTGAGCTTTTGCTTGGTGATACAGAATATGGAGCTGCTATTGATCTGTGGAGCACTGGTTGCATCCTTGCAGAACTATTTGCTGGGAAGCCTATTATGCCAGGGAGAACGGAG GTGGAACAAATGCACAAGATTTTTAAGCTTTGTGGGTCACCCTCTGAGGACTACTGGCAGAGATCCAGATTGCCTCATGCAACTAGTTTCAAACCTCAACGCCAATACAAGAGTTGTGTTGCTGAGACATTCAAAGACTTCCCTTCTTCAGCTTTAGCGCTTGTTGATAATCTTCTTTCAGTAGAACCAGAGAACCGTGTATCGGCTGCTTCTGCACTAAGAAGCGAG TTCTTCGAAACAGAGCCCCTACCTGATGACCCTTCAAATTTACCAAAATATCCTCCAAGCAAGGAGTTTGATGCCAAGCTTCGAGATGAGGaagcaagaag GCAAAAGGCTGAAACTGTAAAAGGTCATGGTTCAGAATATGTTAGAAGGGGTCCAGGAAATACCAAGATAGTGCCAACGCCAGAATTCAATGCCCGGGGTGATATTTCTTTTAAG AGACAGTCAAATACCAAAATCTCAAGTCAGAAGTACGATCCCCTGGAGGATTGTGGGTCTGGGTTCCGGATGGAGCCACCTAGAGGAGCGAGCCAGAATGGCTTCTCTCATTCTAATTCAACGGTACACCATAATGCAGTAGGATCATCATGGAATAAGATGCCAACCGCTACGAGGAGCAATGGTGAGTCAAAGATGCAGGGGTCTCACATGCCCCAGGCAACCCCAGACCCATCCAACTCTTCTCTAAAGAAGGATGAAGGAATGTCTGCAAAAGAACCTGTAATG GGATATGTACCAAAGAAGAATAGAATCCACTACTCTGGACCATTGATGCCTGCTGGGGGAAACATTGAAGACATGCTCAAAGAGCATGAGAGAAAAATCCAACAGGCAGTACGTAAAGCGCGCCTTGACAAGACGAGGACCAATAAAAACTATGATAATGACCACTGA
- the LOC122307382 gene encoding probable serine/threonine-protein kinase At1g09600 isoform X2: MGSICSKGSSDNEKLDEYEREKELNKSSVNSVAPASSKRGEFFVDGVGGGGLDGSLRPMVRTTSQASLGFLIAASNEEKKSMVVERPTNGHIRATTDMGSSGGHPEMSRIGSTPRGAKGEKDLARWPSWLTSVAGDAVKGLVPRRAESFEKLDKIGQGTYSNVYKARDLETGKIVALKKVRFVNMDPESVRFMAREIHVLRKLDHPNVMKLEGLVTSRMSSTLYLVFEYMEHDLAGLAATRGIKFTEPQIKCYMQQLLRGLEHCHSRGVLHRDIKGSNLLIDNNGVLKIGDFGLATFYEPDQKQPLTSRVVTLWYRAPELLLGDTEYGAAIDLWSTGCILAELFAGKPIMPGRTEVEQMHKIFKLCGSPSEDYWQRSRLPHATSFKPQRQYKSCVAETFKDFPSSALALVDNLLSVEPENRVSAASALRSEFFETEPLPDDPSNLPKYPPSKEFDAKLRDEEARRQKAETVKGHGSEYVRRGPGNTKIVPTPEFNARGDISFKRQSNTKISSQKYDPLEDCGSGFRMEPPRGASQNGFSHSNSTVHHNAVGSSWNKMPTATRSNGESKMQGSHMPQATPDPSNSSLKKDEGMSAKEPGYVPKKNRIHYSGPLMPAGGNIEDMLKEHERKIQQAVRKARLDKTRTNKNYDNDH; encoded by the exons ATGGGCAGCATTTGCTCCAAAGGATCCTCAGACAACGAAAAACTTGACgagtatgagagagagaaagagcttAACAAGTCTTCGGTTAACTCGGTGGCTCCCGCTTCCTCAAAAAGGGGGGAGTTTTTCGTAGATGGAGTTGGTGGTGGAGGGCTTGATGGCTCATTGCGTCCGATGGTTAGGACAACCTCTCAAGCGAGTTTGGGGTTCCTAATTGCAGCAAGCAATGAAGAGAAGAAAAGTATGGTTGTGGAAAGACCAACCAATGGTCATATACGGGCCACAACGGATATGGGATCGAGTGGAGGTCATCCGGAGATGTCTAGGATCGGTAGCACGCCCCGTGGTGCTAAAGGGGAGAAAGATTTAGCGCGATGGCCGTCTTGGTTGACTTCCGTTGCTGGAGATGCCGTCAAAGGGTTGGTGCCACGACGAGCAGAGTCATTTGAGAAGTTGGACAAG ATTGGACAAGGAACTTACAGCAATGTATATAAAGCTCGTGACCTTGAAACTGGCAAAATTGTCGCATTGAAGAAAGTTCGATTTGTCAACATGGATCCAGAAAGTGTCCGTTTCATGGCTAGGGAAATTCATGTTCTGCGTAAACTTGATCATCCAAATGTTATGAAGCTTGAGGGACTAGTTACTTCAAGGATGTCAAGCACCTTGTACCTTGTCTTTGAGTACATGGAACACGATCTTGCTGGGCTTGCAGCTACACGTGGCATCAAGTTTACCGAACCACAG ATTAAATGTTATATGCAACAATTACTTCGAGGACTTGAGCACTGCCATAGTCGTGGTGTCCTGCACCGAGACATCAAGGGTTCAAATCTTTTGATAGACAATAACGGAGTACTTAAGATTGGAGACTTTGGCCTGGCTACCTTTTATGAGCCTGATCAAAAGCAGCCATTGACTAGTCGTGTTGTGACTCTGTGGTATAGAGCTCCTGAGCTTTTGCTTGGTGATACAGAATATGGAGCTGCTATTGATCTGTGGAGCACTGGTTGCATCCTTGCAGAACTATTTGCTGGGAAGCCTATTATGCCAGGGAGAACGGAG GTGGAACAAATGCACAAGATTTTTAAGCTTTGTGGGTCACCCTCTGAGGACTACTGGCAGAGATCCAGATTGCCTCATGCAACTAGTTTCAAACCTCAACGCCAATACAAGAGTTGTGTTGCTGAGACATTCAAAGACTTCCCTTCTTCAGCTTTAGCGCTTGTTGATAATCTTCTTTCAGTAGAACCAGAGAACCGTGTATCGGCTGCTTCTGCACTAAGAAGCGAG TTCTTCGAAACAGAGCCCCTACCTGATGACCCTTCAAATTTACCAAAATATCCTCCAAGCAAGGAGTTTGATGCCAAGCTTCGAGATGAGGaagcaagaag GCAAAAGGCTGAAACTGTAAAAGGTCATGGTTCAGAATATGTTAGAAGGGGTCCAGGAAATACCAAGATAGTGCCAACGCCAGAATTCAATGCCCGGGGTGATATTTCTTTTAAG AGACAGTCAAATACCAAAATCTCAAGTCAGAAGTACGATCCCCTGGAGGATTGTGGGTCTGGGTTCCGGATGGAGCCACCTAGAGGAGCGAGCCAGAATGGCTTCTCTCATTCTAATTCAACGGTACACCATAATGCAGTAGGATCATCATGGAATAAGATGCCAACCGCTACGAGGAGCAATGGTGAGTCAAAGATGCAGGGGTCTCACATGCCCCAGGCAACCCCAGACCCATCCAACTCTTCTCTAAAGAAGGATGAAGGAATGTCTGCAAAAGAACCT GGATATGTACCAAAGAAGAATAGAATCCACTACTCTGGACCATTGATGCCTGCTGGGGGAAACATTGAAGACATGCTCAAAGAGCATGAGAGAAAAATCCAACAGGCAGTACGTAAAGCGCGCCTTGACAAGACGAGGACCAATAAAAACTATGATAATGACCACTGA
- the LOC122307385 gene encoding UPF0301 protein MAB_4928c-like, with product MDLWALHVKNTTRTPILLRNSSPEIPICLNLGKKVNSFRKVGDCGFFEIRVLRKRRVFTSSSLVIRAMAKKNHENSGNGDRSIPEGDGVKKNNSSDGNKSNDAASNKSHRIKLDWREFRANLFAREQSEKPESDAHGEGVKPHESKSLGLKWAHPIPVPETGCVLVATEKLDGVRTFERTVVLLLRSGTRHPQEGPFGVVINRPLNKKIKHMKPSNLDLASTFSDCSLHFGGPLEASMFLLKTGEKSKLPGFEEVIPGLCFGARNSLDEAAGLVKKGVLKPQDFRFFVGYAGWQLDQLREEIESDYWYVAACSSNLISGGLSDSSSEGLWEEILQLMGGPYSELSRKPKQDM from the exons ATGGATCTGTGGGCCTTGCATGTCAAGAACACCACTCGAACCCCTATCTTGCTCCGAAACTCGTCTCCCGAGATACCCATATGCTTGAACCTGGGAAAAAAAGTCAATTCTTTCCGCAAAGTTGGGGATTGTGGGTTCTTTGAGATCAGGGTTTTGAGAAAGCGCAGGGTTTTCACTTCTTCTTCGTTGGTTATCAGAGCTATGGCGAAGAAGAATCACGAAAACTCCG GAAACGGTGATCGATCTATTCCAGAAGGAGATGGTGTGAAAAAGAACAATTCTTCTGATGGCAACAAATCCAATGACGCTGCTTCCAATAAATCACACCGTATAAAATTGGACTGGAGAGAGTTTAGAGCAAATTTATTTGCTCGGGAACAG TCAGAGAAGCCAGAGTCTGATGCTCACGGTGAAGGTGTGAAACCCCACGAGTCCAAATCTCTCGGCCTAAAATGGGCCCATCCTATTCCAGTTCCTGAAACTGGCTGTGTCCTTGTTGCCACAGAAAAGCTTGATGGAGTGCGAACTTTTGAAAGAACCGTTGTTCTCCTTCTCAGATCTGGAACCAGACACCCACAAGAAGGCCCATTTGGAGTCGTCATCAACCGCCCtcttaacaaaaaaatcaaacacatgAAACCCAGTAATCTTGATCTAGCAAGCACTTTTTCTGATTGTTCCTTGCATTTTGGAGGTCCTCTTGAGGCAAGCATGTTTTTGTTAAAAACCGGAGAAAAATCCAAGCTTCCTGGGTTTGAGGAGGTGATCCCTGGCCTCTGCTTTGGCGCTCGAAACAGTTTGGATGAAGCTGCGGGGCTGGTAAAGAAGGGTGTTCTTAAGCCTCAGGATTTCAGGTTCTTTGTCGGTTATGCTGGGTGGCAGCTGGACCAATTGAGAGAGGAGATTGAATCTGACTACTGGTATGTGGCTGCTTGCAGCTCAAACCTGATCAGTGGGGGTCTATCTGATTCTTCATCAGAAGGTTTATGGGAGGAGATTTTGCAGCTAATGGGCGGTCCCTACTCAGAATTGAGCCGGAAGCCTAAGCAAGATATGTAG
- the LOC122307383 gene encoding lysine histidine transporter-like 5 yields MVRTLLKKICVTSPRLDPNMANGANVDRDQAQTGRGTDQEADLNKWLPVTASRKAKWWYSAFHNVTAMVGAGILGLPFAISQLGWIPGIVSILGSWLITFYSLWQLVELHEAVPGKRFDRYHELGQHAFGEKLGYWIVVPQQACVQAATTIVYSVTGGKSLKKFFDLLIPSANGVRQTYFILMFSCLQLVISQTPNFNSLKGISLLAAVMSLCYALVAFVASTIRGSHNDHHLITYGVRSHSTGGQIFDALNALGTVAFAFAAHSVALEIQATIPSSPQKPSKKPMWRGCLWAYIIVAFCYLSVSISGFWAFGNAVDDDILVSLEKPRLLIAIANLMVFFHVLGSYQVFAMPLFDLLESFLVLKLHFTPGRALRLIGRSTYVALAGFIAMCVPFFGGLLGFFGGLVFTSTSFFLPCIIWLIIRKPKTWSFHWVASWVSIILGVMIAVFAPIGGLRQIIVSAKTYKIFS; encoded by the exons ATGGTACGTACCCTGCTGAAGAAGATTTGTGTAACGTCCCCGAGACTCGATCCAAACATG GCAAACGGTGCAAATGTGGACAGAGATCAGGCTCAAACTGGCCGGGGAACTGATCAGGAAGCAGATCTGAATAAATGGCTACCAGTAACTGCATCCAGGAAAGCAAAGTGGTGGTACTCAGCTTTCCACAATGTTACTGCTATGGTGGGTGCTGGGATACTAGGCTTGCCATTTGCAATATCCCAACTTGGCTG GATCCCTGGAATCGTATCCATATTGGGTTCTTGGTTGATCACTTTCTATTCGTTGTGGCAACTGGTTGAACTGCATGAAGCAGTGCCCGGAAAACGGTTTGATCGGTATCATGAATTGGGACAGCATGCTTTTGGTGAGAAACTCGGGTACTGGATTGTTGTCCCCCAGCAAGCCTGCGTTCAGGCGGCTACAACCATAGTGTATTCGGTTACGGGCGGGAAGTCGTTGAAGAAGTTCTTTGATCTGCTCATTCCGAGCGCTAATGGTGTTAGACAAACATATTTCATCCTCATGTTTTCTTGCCTGCAACTTGTTATCTCCCAAACCCCTAATTTTAATTCCTTGAAAGGAATTTCCCTACTTGCTGCAGTGATGTCTTTATG TTATGCATTGGTGGCTTTTGTGGCATCAACCATTAGGGGCAGTCATAATGATCACCATTTAATTACATATGGAGTTCGATCTCACTCGACAGGGGGACAAATCTTTGATGCTCTAAATGCACTTGGGACCGTAGCATTTGCGTTTGCAGCACACAGTGTGGCCCTAGAAATTCAGGCCACAATCCCTTCATCTCCACAGAAGCCCTCAAAGAAGCCAATGTGGCGAGGTTGCCTTTGGGCTTATATCATTGTTGCCTTCTGCTATCTCTCTGTCTCAATATCAGGTTTCTGGGCTTTTGGCAACGCTGTGGATGACGATATTCTCGTTTCACTGGAAAAACCACGTTTGCTTATTGCCATTGCTAACCTTATGGTGTTTTTCCATGTCCTAGGAAGTTATCAG GTTTTTGCTATGCCCCTATTCGACTTGCTAGAGTCATTTTTGGTCCTTAAGTTACATTTCACACCTGGACGAGCTCTACGCCTCATTGGGCGTAGTACATATGTTG CCCTAGCAGGATTTATTGCAATGTGCGTTCCTTTCTTTGGAGGATTATTGGGATTCTTTGGAGGACTAGTGTTTACGTCAACATCATTCTTC CTCCCATGCATAATCTGGCTTATCATTCGAAAACCGAAAACATGGAGCTTTCATTGGGTCGCGTCTTGG GTTTCGATCATCCTGGGCGTCATGATTGCAGTCTTCGCACCCATAGGAGGATTAAGACAAATTATCGTTTCGGCCAAGACCTACAAGATCTTctcctag
- the LOC122307386 gene encoding putative methyltransferase At1g22800, mitochondrial, translating into MRAFSLYQRNSLSLWRRKKPCCLYSSGPLYSDASTNNTDEVQNSRVKVFDRHLKRKQRDRAAWLMRPKDCLVDTVADNLLDRLEDCKKAFPTALCLGGSLEAIRRLSRGRGAIEKLIMMDTSYDMVKVCKDAEKDMHDTNIETSFMVGDEEFLPLKESSLDLVISCLGLHWTNDLPGAMIQCRLALKPDGLFLAAIFGGETLKELRIACTVAQMEREGGISPRVSPLAQVRDAGNLLTRAGFSLPGVDVDEHIVKYPSALALIEHLRGMGETNALLQRNPILKKETALATAAIYDSMFAAEDGTIPATFQVIYMTGWREHSSHQKAKRRGSATISFKDIQKEFGSES; encoded by the exons ATGAGGGCCTTCTCTCTGTATCAGAGAAACTCATTGTCACTGTGGAGAAGAAAAAAACCGTGCTGTCTCTACTCCTCCGGTCCACTCTATTCGGACGCCAGCACTAACAACACCGATGAGGTCCAGAACTCGAGGGTTAAGGTTTTCGATCGCCACCTCAAACGCAAACAG CGTGATCGAGCCGCTTGGTTGATGCGTCCAAAGGATTGTTTGGTTGATACTGTTGCTGACAATTTATTGGATCGCTTGGAG GATTGTAAAAAAGCATTTCCAACAGCATTATGTTTGGGGGGTTCATTGGAAGCCATCAGGCGCTTGTCACGAGGTCGTG GTGCCATtgaaaagctcattatgatggATACATCATATGACATGGTAAAAGTTTGCAAGGACGCTGAGAAGGATATGCATGACACAAACATTGAAACCTCCTTTATGGTTGGTGATGAGGAGTTTTTGCCTCTGAAAGAAAG CTCTCTGGATCTGGTAATAAGTTGCTTGGGGCTCCACTGGACAAATGATCTTCCAGGAGCCATGATACAG TGTAGATTGGCATTGAAGCCTGATGGCCTGTTCTTAGCAGCTATTTTTGGTGGAGAAACCTTAAA GGAACTGAGAATAGCCTGCACTGTGGCACAAATGGAGCGTGAAGGAGGCATCAGTCCACGAGTATCACCTTTGGCACAA GTGCGGGATGCAGGTAATCTTTTGACTAGAGCAGGCTTCAGCCTTCCAGGTGTTGATGTCGATGAACATATTGTTAAATATCCAAGTG CTCTGGCGCTGATAGAACATTTGCGTGGAATGGGGGAGACTAATGCTCTTCTACAAAGGAATCCT ATCCTAAAGAAAGAAACAGCCCTGGCAACGGCAGCTATTTATGACTCAATGTTTGCAGCAGAAGACGGAACCATCCCTGCAACCTTCCAG GTTATTTACATGACAGGGTGGAGGGAACATTCTTCTCATCAGAAGGCCAAAAGGAGGGGGtctgccaccatatccttcaaGGACATTCAGAAGGAGtttggaagtgagagttga
- the LOC122307384 gene encoding uncharacterized protein LOC122307384 isoform X2, producing MSDSLLYLASSQSYLSTSPLQHFPTKVRNFPFPSTSTAVPTLKFSLLSQRLVGKGNWILHENRIHAKSTDSEPNTSDPSARLSEENATIRSSGGNPSSSILSILCPLLKLFSGGDPSQERNYGLEVATSSMSTLARFPWGAKVLSNTLNSQEITTDPPMRLQLFEFEACPFCRRVREAMTELDLSVEVFPCPKGSVRHREIVRRSGGKEQFPFLIDPNSDISLYESGDIVNYLFEQYGGRSPSAGLLESTLFTGWMPTILRAGRGMALWEKARRDPPPKKLELFSYENNPYARIVREALCELELPYILHNVGEGSGRTRLLLDVSGSNEILWHGPYMIMITERRQLRIHCVSIL from the exons ATGTCGGACTCGTTGTTATATCTGGCATCCTCTCAGTCCTATTTGTCAACCTCACCACTTCAACATTTTCCTACAAAAGTTAGGAACTTCCCATTCCCGAGCACTTCAACTGCTGTTCCTACTCTGAAATTCTCACTGCTTTCTCAAAGGTTAGTGGGAAAAGGGAACTGGATTCTTCACGAGAACAGAATTCATGCAAAATCTACGGATTCGGAACCCAATACAAGCGATCCATCCGCCCGGTTGTCCGAGGAAAATGCTACAATTCGCAGCAGTGGTGGCAACCCGTCCTCCAGTATTTTGTCTATTCTTTGTCCCCTGCTCAAGCTCTTCTCT GGGGGAGATCCTTCTCAAGAGCGAAATTATGGTTTGGAG GTAGCAACATCTTCCATGTCCACCTTGGCTAGATTTCCATGGGGAGCAAAAGTGCTATCGAATACTTTAAACAGCCAAGAGATCACCACAGATCCTCCTATGCGTTTGCAACTTTTTGAATTTG AGGCATGTCCCTTTTGCCGGAGGGTTCGGGAGGCCATGACAGAACTAGATCTTTCTGTAGAG GTCTTTCCCTGTCCAAAAGGCTCTGTAAGGCATAGAGAAATTGTTAGAAGATCCGGGGGCAAAGAACA GTTCCCTTTCCTCATTGACCCAAATTCTGATATTTCATTGTATGAAAGCG GTGATATTGTGAATTACCTATTTGAGCAATACGGTGGGAGAAGCCCATCCGCTGGACTTTTGGAAAG CACATTGTTCACGGGATGGATGCCTACAATTCTTCGAGCAGGTAGAGGAATGGCATTGTGGGAAAAGGCCAGACGAGATCCACCACCCAAGAAATTGGAACTTTTCTCATATGAAAACAATCCA TATGCACGAATTGTGCGTGAGGCACTATGTGAGTTGGAGCTACCATACATTCTCCATAATGTGGGAGAAGGTTCTGGGCGGACAAGGCTGCTACTTGATGTATCTGGATCAAATGAG ATCCTATGGCATGGGCCTTACATGATCATGATTACAGAAAGAAGACAACTGCGCATACACTGTGTATCCATCTTATAA
- the LOC122307384 gene encoding uncharacterized protein LOC122307384 isoform X1 yields MSDSLLYLASSQSYLSTSPLQHFPTKVRNFPFPSTSTAVPTLKFSLLSQRLVGKGNWILHENRIHAKSTDSEPNTSDPSARLSEENATIRSSGGNPSSSILSILCPLLKLFSGGDPSQERNYGLEVATSSMSTLARFPWGAKVLSNTLNSQEITTDPPMRLQLFEFEACPFCRRVREAMTELDLSVEVFPCPKGSVRHREIVRRSGGKEQFPFLIDPNSDISLYESGDIVNYLFEQYGGRSPSAGLLESTLFTGWMPTILRAGRGMALWEKARRDPPPKKLELFSYENNPYARIVREALCELELPYILHNVGEGSGRTRLLLDVSGSNEVPYFIDPNTGVRFGNYKKILSYLFQTYAAATV; encoded by the exons ATGTCGGACTCGTTGTTATATCTGGCATCCTCTCAGTCCTATTTGTCAACCTCACCACTTCAACATTTTCCTACAAAAGTTAGGAACTTCCCATTCCCGAGCACTTCAACTGCTGTTCCTACTCTGAAATTCTCACTGCTTTCTCAAAGGTTAGTGGGAAAAGGGAACTGGATTCTTCACGAGAACAGAATTCATGCAAAATCTACGGATTCGGAACCCAATACAAGCGATCCATCCGCCCGGTTGTCCGAGGAAAATGCTACAATTCGCAGCAGTGGTGGCAACCCGTCCTCCAGTATTTTGTCTATTCTTTGTCCCCTGCTCAAGCTCTTCTCT GGGGGAGATCCTTCTCAAGAGCGAAATTATGGTTTGGAG GTAGCAACATCTTCCATGTCCACCTTGGCTAGATTTCCATGGGGAGCAAAAGTGCTATCGAATACTTTAAACAGCCAAGAGATCACCACAGATCCTCCTATGCGTTTGCAACTTTTTGAATTTG AGGCATGTCCCTTTTGCCGGAGGGTTCGGGAGGCCATGACAGAACTAGATCTTTCTGTAGAG GTCTTTCCCTGTCCAAAAGGCTCTGTAAGGCATAGAGAAATTGTTAGAAGATCCGGGGGCAAAGAACA GTTCCCTTTCCTCATTGACCCAAATTCTGATATTTCATTGTATGAAAGCG GTGATATTGTGAATTACCTATTTGAGCAATACGGTGGGAGAAGCCCATCCGCTGGACTTTTGGAAAG CACATTGTTCACGGGATGGATGCCTACAATTCTTCGAGCAGGTAGAGGAATGGCATTGTGGGAAAAGGCCAGACGAGATCCACCACCCAAGAAATTGGAACTTTTCTCATATGAAAACAATCCA TATGCACGAATTGTGCGTGAGGCACTATGTGAGTTGGAGCTACCATACATTCTCCATAATGTGGGAGAAGGTTCTGGGCGGACAAGGCTGCTACTTGATGTATCTGGATCAAATGAG GTACCTTACTTCATTGATCCCAACACCGGTGTTCGGTTTGGCAACTACAAGAAGATCTTGTCTTATCTGTTCCAGACATATGCGGCAGCCACTGTATAG
- the LOC122307387 gene encoding glucuronoxylan 4-O-methyltransferase 3-like, whose product MKSKFQLSINLKLILLCFFFLILLLLIVRSSISPSQSPIPEIHLSNSTNPTQGPETATSSACSSLLTPTCTKTPPSLANALIHYATTNITPQQTLKEISVSARVLAKKSPCNFLVFGLGHDSLMWTALNHGGRTVFLEEDKAWIGQIQQRLPTLESYHVVYDTKVHQADELMRIGMEEECKDVSDPRFSKCKLALKGFPNEVYDIEWDLIMVDAPTGYHEDAPGRMSAIYTAGLMARNREAGETDVFVHDVDRVVEEKFSRTFLCEGYLSEQEGRIRHFTIPSHRARPGRPFCP is encoded by the coding sequence ATGAAGTCaaaatttcaactttccatTAACCTCAAGCTCATCCTCCTctgctttttctttctcatcctCCTCCTCTTGATAGTAAGATCAAGCATTTCACCTTCCCAGTCACCCATCCCAGAAATCCACCTCTCAAATTCAACAAACCCCACCCAAGGGCCAGAAACAGCAACATCTTCAGCATGCTCATCCCTCCTCACACCAACTTGCACCAAAACCCCACCCTCCCTGGCCAACGCTCTCATCCACTATGCAACGACCAACATCACCCCACAGCAAACCTTGAAGGAAATCTCAGTATCAGCAAGAGTCCTAGCAAAGAAATCCCCATGTAACTTCTTGGTCTTTGGCCTTGGCCACGACAGCCTCATGTGGACAGCACTCAACCACGGTGGTCGCACTGTTTTCCTGGAAGAAGACAAGGCCTGGATCGGGCAAATCCAACAACGTTTACCCACATTAGAGTCATACCACGTTGTATATGACACCAAGGTTCACCAGGCTGACGAGCTTATGAGGATTGGAATGGAAGAAGAATGCAAAGATGTGAGTGATCCAAGATTCTCCAAGTGCAAACTTGCCCTCAAGGGCTTTCCAAATGAGGTGTACGACATAGAGTGGGACTTGATAATGGTTGATGCGCCTACTGGGTATCATGAGGATGCACCGGGGAGGATGAGTGCCATTTACACTGCTGGGTTGATGGCTAGGAATAGAGAGGCGGGGGAGACGGATGTGTTTGTTCATGATGTAGATAGAGTTGTGGAGGAAAAGTTCTCTAGGACTTTTCTTTGTGAAGGGTACTTGAGCGAACAAGAAGGGAGGATAAGGCATTTCACCATTCCAAGTCATAGGGCTCGCCCGGGCAGACCCTTCTGCCCATAG